In bacterium, the genomic window TCAAAGCAATTGCTGATGCGGTTGACTTACCGATTATTATTTACAACGTACCTGGTAGAACTGGACTTAATATCAAAGCGGAAACAACTTTAAGAATTGCTAAAGAAGTACCAGCAGTTGTAGGAATAAAAGAGGCCTCAGGTGACTTAAATCAGATGATGGAAATTATTAAAGGAGTACCAGAAAGTTTTTCAGTTCTCTCTGGAGATGATTCTTTAACTTTGCCTTTAATGATTCTAGGTGGTAAGGGATGTATTTCTGTAGTTTCCAATGAAGTTCCTAAAGAGTTTTCTGAGATGGTTAGCGCTGCGTTGGAAGGTAATTGGAAAAAAGCAAAAGAACTTCACTTTGAACTGTTAGATCTTATGAATGTCAACTTCATTGAAACTAATCCAATACCCGTTAAAACCTCACTTGCTCTTATGGGGAAAATTAAAGAGGTGTTTCGTTTGCCGTTAGTAAAAATAACTGACAAAAACAGAGAAATTCTCTCCCAAGTATTAAAAAAGCAAAATCTAATATGAGTAAAATAAAAGTTGGAATTTTAGGTGCAACGGGTAATGTTGGGCAAAGATTTGTCCAACTTTTATCTGACCATCCCTGGTTTGAAATAGCCAATCTTTGC contains:
- the dapA gene encoding 4-hydroxy-tetrahydrodipicolinate synthase produces the protein MSKKFIGAITALVTPFQENGNVDVEALKGLVKFQIDSGIYGIVPCGSTGEAATLNLEEYELVVKTVVDETKGRVPVIAGAGSNDTQKAIEFSKIAKKVGADALLHVSPYYNKPTPDGLVAHFKAIADAVDLPIIIYNVPGRTGLNIKAETTLRIAKEVPAVVGIKEASGDLNQMMEIIKGVPESFSVLSGDDSLTLPLMILGGKGCISVVSNEVPKEFSEMVSAALEGNWKKAKELHFELLDLMNVNFIETNPIPVKTSLALMGKIKEVFRLPLVKITDKNREILSQVLKKQNLI